A single window of Bemisia tabaci unplaced genomic scaffold, PGI_BMITA_v3 DNA harbors:
- the LOC140225847 gene encoding uncharacterized protein codes for MSIENKLSPRVTRASVLRQDTINKLRDKHQTNKKSPNPDILKGVRNLARPPTDKAGVSRASNNKRCHLTVHNDMLPNQRKKASKRAVGIASSSLPNKKQCSTAQGSTSPSRSPPSPSDLQKGIQTDVSFWDLTPTSGTTISSTSPLSDSPQIKDTDHERFLHRQVGVQTDASLDLTTQRDALICELVETTGKYNAAKLEITNISIINRSLEEKARFLSEELQKAKEELLYLQKAKNYMLTKLRRKNSDKKDICDFSLRNTCIFKKFRGIGEQISYNLGKPEIGEGTIVRNYKEVTTVRKRKILILADSHGRKVSEILKSKLGNNGEFEICSIIKPDAPLKHVTTHIKGLSKNFSKQDIILVLAGSNDIPPHPHVGRMTDYVLSRELHRLAMDTLHTNLFIPKLFHRYDLPGSITVNFKRDKKRGGGSSIYLRNSPGAPVILFSPCEELTKLAIESAFEISAVIIKKIDQWVPSAPFLIINIYSTPSCDTELFFHKLEELLSIIVKKKAHFLICGDFNINLLDKNCKESSYFLNMLSCHNLEPVFKNTPSRISKDSKTLIDNCISNFPISNAITFDPGLSDHRAQVISIEKKVIAVKSEKNRGYRSWTIVNKFNLRSLLIYCMSILMLCKDNVSLEFNKFNSLLYNAMETCCPIKPNMKDKRSRTFKYNDEILALSEKKKHLYEKYKNTGSKKFKKAWNVANKQCKKLLYTLKRNSNDFKLKNSKNKSKTVWNIIKEETERFQSPLIDIVESDGQIFTDPYDIANSFNKFFTGLASKFNANADIPAAMNLLRDTIPISTSLEFSFKPISLETLSTVIKDLKTNNQDTFGNIPTKLLIENFDVIGDPLLKLVNLCITEGVFPEFMKKGTVTPLFKKGNRKLVTNYRPITIIPTLAKVLEKILYNQLYSYFETNQLFDDHQFGFRKKKCTTQAIQKLVDNIYSAFENKSPIASIHFDLSKAFDTVDHSLLLYKLQHYGLNESSIMLIRSYLSNRFQSVKIETVDGPVFSETLNVNLGVPQGSCLGPLLFIIFINDLPGFLDALTFLFADDTSTTVRGEDVLTQLKTTYNQAHNWFKANGLSLNEDKTQLISYVPSKRVKQPTDLTYGNTFEIDDNTQLNFLESTNFLGVFLDQYLTWESHIDNIIRKLQKSKWAIRNLVKVASLSSALLYYHANVMSHIRYGIAVWGRSSFTKRVSKEHLKIIRIIYNKPYGSDCKEIMSSERLFTVTSLYIYECIKYAVEGEIIKPADLFPTHNYNSRHFFIPNNSTKYKISENSVKFASIQLFNALPLNIRLHFKNSEISKFFSHLKSFLLAESFQDLSEFFTTA; via the exons ATGTCAATTGAAAATAAGCTATCACCTCGTGTCACACGAGCCAGTGTTTTGAGGCAGGACACTATCAACAAATTACGGGATAAACACCAGACCAACAAGAAATCTCCCAACCCTGACATTCTGAAAGGCGTCCGAAATCTCGCCCGTCCACCGACTGATAAAGCTGGTGTATCTCGAGCTAGTAACAACAAGAGATGTCATCTCACTGTGCACAACGACATGTTGCCAAATCAACGGAAGAAAGCGTCAAAAAGGGCCGTCGGGATTGCATCATCTTCCCTCCCCAACAAGAAACAATGTTCCACTGCACAAGGGTCAACATCTCCGTCTCGGTCCCCCCCGTCTCCATCTGACTTGCAAAAGGGAATCCAGACTGATGTTTCTTTTTGGGACCTTACCCCAACTTCCGGTACCACAATATCATCAACATCACCATTGTCGGACTCCCCTCAGATTAAAGACACTGATCACGAAAGGTTCCTACATCGGCAGGTGGGTGTCCAAACTGATGCTAGTCTAGATCTAACCACTCAAAGAGACGCTTTAATCTGTGAGCTTGTTGAGACGACAGGAAAATACAATGCAGCAAAGTTAGAGATAACTAATATTTCTATTATTAACAGATCTCTTGAAGAAAAAGCAAGATTTCTCAGTGAGGAGCTACAGAAAGCCAAGGAAGAACTTCTCTACCTCcaaaaagctaaaaattacATGCTTACTAaattaaggagaaaaaattcagataaaAAAGATATCTGTGACTTTAGTCTCAGAAAtacttgtatttttaaaaaatttagaggcaTAGGTGAACAGATCTCCTATAATCTGGGTAAACCAGAGATCGGAGAAGGTACTATTGTAAGGAATTATAAAGAAGTTACTACCGTAAGAAAACGTAAAATCTTAATCTTAGCAGACTCTCATGGCCGCAAGGTCTCAGAAATATTGAAAAGTAAATTAGgcaataatggagaatttgagaTATGTTCCATCATAAAACCTGATGCACCTCTTAAGCATGTAACTACGCACATCAAAGGCTTGTCAAAAAATTTTTCCAAACAAGATATTATATTAGTTTTAGCAGGCTCTAATGATATTCCCCCTCATCCTCATGTCGGGAGAATGACAGACTATGTATTATCAAGAGAATTGCACCGACTTGCCATGGATACATTGCACACTAATCTGTTTATCCCAAAGCTTTTCCACAGATACGATTTACCAGGCTCGATAACTGTTAATTTTAAAAG AGATAAAAAGAGGGGGGGAGGCTCCTCAATCTATTTAAGAAACAGCCCCGGAGCACCAGTTATTCTGTTCTCACCCTGTGAAGAATTGACTAAACTCGCAATAGAGTCAGCTTTTGAAATCAGTGCAGTTATTATAAAGAAAATCGACCAATGGGTCCCAAGTGCCCCTTTCCTTATAATCAATATTTACAGCACGCCCTCTTGTGACACTGAACTATTCTTTCATAAGCTTGAAGAACTGCTTTCTATAATCGTTAAaaagaaagctcattttttaataTGTGGTGACTTCAATATTAACttattggataaaaattgcaaagaatCTTCCTATTTTCTTAACATGCTTTCTTGTCACAATCTTGAGCCTGTATTCAAAAATACTCCATCTCGGATCTCCAAAGACTCTAAAACCTTAATTGACAATTGCATAAGTAACTTTCCAATTTCTAACGCGATAACTTTTGATCCTGGTCTTTCAGACCATAGGGCGCAAGTAATATCGATCGAAAAGAAAGTAATTGcagtaaaatctgaaaaaaataggGGCTACCGCTCCTGgacaattgtaaataaattcaATCTCAGAAGTCTCCTAATTTACTGTATGTCAATTCTAATGTTATGTAAAGATAATGTATCACTTGAATTTAATAAGTTTAACTCACTTCTGTACAATGCAATGGAGACCTGTTGTCCAATCAAACCCAATATGAAGGATAAAAGATCAAGAACTTTCAAATATAATGATGAAATTTTAGCTTTaagtgagaagaaaaaacatctCTATGAGAAATACAAGAACACTGGctctaaaaagttcaaaaaagcttGGAACGTAGCAAATAAACAATGTAAAAAGTTATTGTACACTTTGAAGAGAAATTCtaatgattttaaattaaagaacTCCAAAAACAAAAGCAAGACAGTTTGGAACATCATTAAAGAGGAAACAGAGAGGTTTCAATCTCCCTTAATTGACATTGTTGAGTCCGATGGTCAGATATTCACTGATCCCTACGACATAGCAAactctttcaataaatttttcacTGGTCTTGCCTCAAAATTTAATGCTAATGCTGACATTCCTGCAGCCATGAACTTATTGCGAGACACCATCCCTATAAGTACATCATTAGAATTTTCCTTCAAACCAATTAGTTTGGAAACTCTTTCCACTGTTATTAAGGATCTTAAAACAAACAATCAAGATACCTTCGGAAACATTCCCACCAAACTACTGATTGAGAACTTTGATGTAATAGGAGACCCTCTCTTGAAACTTGTAAACCTCTGCATTACAGAAGGTGTCTTTCCTGAATTCATGAAAAAGGGAACTGTCACCCCTCTCTTTAAAAAGGGTAATCGTAAGCTTGTAACCAACTATCGTCCAATTACTATAATTCCAACCTTAGCTAAAGTTCTAGAAAAAATCCTTTATAATCAGCTTTACAGCTACTTTGAAACCAATCAGCTGTTTGACGACCACCAATttggctttcgcaaaaaaaaatgcaccacTCAGGCTATTCAAAAATTAGTGGACAACATTTATTCGGCCTTTGAAAATAAATCCCCTATAGCAAGCATCCACTTCGATCTATCTAAAGCATTTGATACAGTAGACCATAGCCTCCTTTTATACAAACTTCAACACTACGGCCTAAACGAATCTTCAATAATGCTTATACGATCATACTTATCCAACAGGTTTCAATCGGTCAAAATAGAGACTGTGGATGGCCCTGTCTTCTCTGAGACATTAAATGTCAATTTAGGAGTTCCCCAAGGATCATGTCTCGGACCCCTGctctttataatttttatcaacGATCTCCCAGGTTTTCTAGATGCCCTCACTTTCTTATTCGCAGATGATACCTCTACAACAGTCAGAGGGGAAGATGTACTTACTCAGTTAAAAACAACTTATAACCAAGCACACAATTGGTTCAAAGCGAATGGCTTGTCCTTGAATGAAGATAAGACTCAATTAATTTCTTATGTTCCGTCTAAAAGAGTCAAACAACCTACTGATCTTACTTATGGAAATACATTTGAAATCGACGATAACACCCAACTTAATTTTCTTGAATCCACAAATTTCTTAGGAGTATTTTTAGATCAGTACCTTACATGGGAATCCCACATTGATAATATAATTAGAAAACTCCAAAAGAGCAAATGGGCAATAAGAAATCTTGTGAAAGTTGCCTCTCTCAGTTCTGCTCTCCTATATTACCATGCTAATGTAATGTCTCACATCCGCTATGGAATCGCTGTATGGGGCAGGAGTAGCTTTACAAAACGTGTTTCCAAAGAACACCTCAAGATCATTAGAATTATATACAACAAACCATATGGAAGTGACTGTAAAGAAATAATGTCATCAGAGAGACTGTTTACAGTGACCTCTTTATACATCTATGAATGTATTAAATATGCAGTAGAAGGAGAAATAATAAAGCCGGCTGATCTATTTCCCACACACAACTACAACAGCAGACACTTCTTCATCCCCAACAATTCCAccaagtacaaaatttctgaaaacagTGTTAAGTTTGCTTCTATTCAGCTGTTCAATGCTCTCCCTCTAAATATTAGACTTCACTTTAAGAACTCAGAgatcagcaaatttttttcacatttgaaatcGTTTCTTTTGGCTGAATCCTTTCAAGATCTCTCTGAGTTTTTCACCACTGCTTAA